GGAGGAATACACAGAAAACATCAGCCACGGCGGAATATTCATCAAGTCTACAAGGCCCCTTCCAATGCACCTGAAGGTAAAGGTATCCCTCTCCATCCCCAAGTGGGAAGAGCCTGTAACGATGATGTCCGAGGTAGTCAGGAGGGTGACGGAGGAAGACGCCAGGAAGAGCGGCCTTAATCCGGGCTTTGCCCTTCAGTTTTTGGACTTCGATGAGAAGAAGAAGGAGCTGGACGAGTTTATAAAGAGCATATCAGGGGTGGTGGCCGCGGATGAAAGGACGGTCATTCAGCTGGGGGAGCCGCCCGAAGATTTCTCCGATGAGGGAGAGGACTCCGAAACGGACATCGACGAGGCCTCGCGGGAGATCACGATGCAGAGGGTGAGGAAGATGTCGATGAACGAAAAGATGATGCTGGCGCCCAAGGGGGACAAGCTCGAGAGGGCGGCGCTTCTGAAAGACCTGAATCCCTCCGTGGCCCGCCTCATCATCAGGAACCCGAGGATAACCGACCAGGAGATCAACCGCATAGCAAAAGACGTGGGCACCCCCGCCGACGTCCTCGACGCGATAGGCAAAAACAGGAAGTGGATACAGAACCTCGAGATAAAAAACTCCATCGTCAGAAACCCGAGAACCCCCTCCCAGCTGGCCCTGAGGCAGCTTGCTCTCCTTTCCACCAAGGAGATCTCCCTTATCGCAAAGAGCCAGCACGTCAGGGACAACATAAAGAGGGAGGCAGTGAAGATCCTTACGCAGAGGAGGGAGAGGGGAGGGTAGCTCAAACGGTTCAAAATATTAAAATGGCGGTTATCGATGCCGATGTTCGTGGTCCAAAAACACAGGGGAAAGAGGCTCCACTACGACTTTCGCCTCGAGATGGAGGGCGTCCTGAAGTCCTGGGCGGTCCCGAAGGGGCCGTCCATGGATGGCTCCGTGAAAAGGCTCGCCGTCATGGTTGACGACCACGACGTGGTGTACGCCGACTACGAGGGGGTGATCCCTGATGGGATGTACGGCGCCGGCCCGGTGATGGTCTGGGACAGGGGCGACTACGAGAACCTGAAGCCGGACGGCTTCGAGAAGGGGAGGGTCGAGGTTTTATTGAAAGGGGAGAAGCTCAAGGGAAAGTTCGCCCTCGTAAAAATGAAGGCGAAGGGAAAGGGAGATACCGACAAGAACTGGCTCCTCATCAAGATGAAGGACGAGTTCGAGGACCGCGAGGTGGATATTCTGGATTCAGCCCCGGACTCGGTGAAGAGCGGAAGGAGCTTAGACGAGATCGGGGCGGAGGCGCCGACGGAGCCGCCGTGTGATGTGAGGGAGTAGGGAGTTTATAAATCTCTTTGAAAAATTTTCTCCAATTTCAATCTACGTTTTACTGGCTCAAGATTTGGCTGATCCCAATGGAAATCTTTAAAAATAGACTCGGCAATTTCAAGGGCATTTTCAATTTTACCAATATTCCACTCTAGAAGTCTTAAACTCTTTTTGTAATGTATTTCCGGCATTTTCGAGAAGTAATCAGCAGATAAATCATCCACATTTTCACCTGTGCATAATTTCCTGTCCAGAGTATTTCTTAATACAATATTCAATTCAATAAAATCAGTTTCGTCAAGAACATCGCAATAAAGTTTCGTTAGAAAAAATATTGATGCTGCTATTAGAAGTGTCGTAATATCAATATCCAATACTTTTGTTTCTTTATCTGTTTTTAAAAATTCATATATATTTTCTTTTTTAATAAAAAGACCACTTTGATATAATCTCCAAAAATATACTCTTTTATTCCCTAAAAAATCTTGGTAAGTATTGAAAGTTTGTAAATTATTTCCCATTTTACAAGTAGTATTTGGATAATTGATTTGTAAAAAAGGTCTACCTATGTAATCAATATCGGCCTTTTTTGATATATCAAGCAAGTTATCTTTTTCGATTAGAATCTCATCAAATTTTTCTGGGACAAGCCAGACTTCTCTATAGCCATAATACTCATCTTTAAATGTATTATTCTGATCAAAACTTTTTAAAGCATCGTTTATCTGTTCTTCAAATTTTTGTTGATCGGTATTTTTTCTTTCTCCCATTTCACCATGCTTAAAAAAAATGCTTATTTGTTCGAGAAGTTGTTCACTTCTATTTTTTATAGATAATTCTAAAATATTTCTTAAATCGTGTGATGAATTAATTGGTGCTGACTCATTGTTGTCAGTTCTTACATATAGAGTAGCTGATAATAGTACATCAGGGTAATTTTTTATGCAAATATGTGGAGTAGTTAAAAACTGTGGTATTTCCAAAATTACAAAGTCTCTATTTTCACTTTCTATTTTAACAACTTTTAAATTAATTGGTGGATCAGCATACTTTTGTACAAAATTATTTACCCTAGTACTTTCAAAACTTTTCGATTCTTCTTTAGTTACACCTATAAAATCAAAGCCATTGTCGATTTCCTTTACACCAATTACTATCCAACCACCGTTTGTATTTGCCATTGCAAGTATATCTTTAACAATTTCACAAGAAGCTTTTTTATCTTTTTCATCCCATTTTATAGGGGATTTGTAATCCAACTCCTTTGATTCATAACCCCTTCTTAAAATATTTTCAAAATGATTTAAAGACATTTATTACCCTGCAAAATTTAAGATATTAGTATTGAACTTCCCGCACCACCACTCATTAACAACAGAGATTACAAACCCTCCCCCCTAACTCACAATCAGCCCCGCGTAGCCCACAACGCTGCCGTAGTCGCCTGAGGTCTCGCCGGAGGTCTTGTAGTCGACGAGCTCCGCCTTCTTTGCGCCCAGCATAATCGCGGCCTTCAGCATCACCGTCACCGGAAGGACCCCGCACATGGTGATCCCCCTGCCGCGGACCGTCTCGTAAAGCCCCTCCGGGTCGAGGTCGAGGATGTGCTTGACGGCGTCCATATCCTTCTTCTTGGCGGTCTCGTGCGGCTCGTAGTGGG
Above is a window of Candidatus Zymogenus saltonus DNA encoding:
- a CDS encoding ATP-binding protein produces the protein MSLNHFENILRRGYESKELDYKSPIKWDEKDKKASCEIVKDILAMANTNGGWIVIGVKEIDNGFDFIGVTKEESKSFESTRVNNFVQKYADPPINLKVVKIESENRDFVILEIPQFLTTPHICIKNYPDVLLSATLYVRTDNNESAPINSSHDLRNILELSIKNRSEQLLEQISIFFKHGEMGERKNTDQQKFEEQINDALKSFDQNNTFKDEYYGYREVWLVPEKFDEILIEKDNLLDISKKADIDYIGRPFLQINYPNTTCKMGNNLQTFNTYQDFLGNKRVYFWRLYQSGLFIKKENIYEFLKTDKETKVLDIDITTLLIAASIFFLTKLYCDVLDETDFIELNIVLRNTLDRKLCTGENVDDLSADYFSKMPEIHYKKSLRLLEWNIGKIENALEIAESIFKDFHWDQPNLEPVKRRLKLEKIFQRDL
- a CDS encoding DNA ligase, which produces MPMFVVQKHRGKRLHYDFRLEMEGVLKSWAVPKGPSMDGSVKRLAVMVDDHDVVYADYEGVIPDGMYGAGPVMVWDRGDYENLKPDGFEKGRVEVLLKGEKLKGKFALVKMKAKGKGDTDKNWLLIKMKDEFEDREVDILDSAPDSVKSGRSLDEIGAEAPTEPPCDVRE
- a CDS encoding PilZ domain-containing protein codes for the protein MIGNSVDGGSANESRKHPREKVKIRVNYKTVDRFKEEYTENISHGGIFIKSTRPLPMHLKVKVSLSIPKWEEPVTMMSEVVRRVTEEDARKSGLNPGFALQFLDFDEKKKELDEFIKSISGVVAADERTVIQLGEPPEDFSDEGEDSETDIDEASREITMQRVRKMSMNEKMMLAPKGDKLERAALLKDLNPSVARLIIRNPRITDQEINRIAKDVGTPADVLDAIGKNRKWIQNLEIKNSIVRNPRTPSQLALRQLALLSTKEISLIAKSQHVRDNIKREAVKILTQRRERGG